One genomic region from Blastopirellula marina encodes:
- a CDS encoding F0F1 ATP synthase subunit alpha, translating to MNDAQPLQRQLETAADKLDLAAGIRLRGYVQQVGDGVAQVVGLGDVGYEELLRFDSGALGMAYDLAETSTGVILLSGTELVRQGEGVRGEHRLPDIPVGKSALGRIIDPLGNALDEGPRLSSHSSRPLFQPAPEIVDRRSVDQSLWTGVMAIDAAISIGRGQRELIIGDRNVGKTSLAIDIVAAQKPGDVACVYVIVGQPMSRVISLRTTLEKAGCLGNTAIITADASSTPGMQYLAPYAGASLAESFRESGQHALVVYDDLTKHADAYREIALLLGRPPGREAFPGDIFYIHAELLERACAVCEQKGGGSVTALPLIETTDGDISSYIPTNLISITDGQIYLDSVRFERNQRPAIDVGRSVSRIGSVAQSPGMRKAAKNLKILLSRCESLESLSRMGLEMDLGMQHTLERGRQLRELLRQGRLQPRDQLEQIIALTAIMKDWLTDVPLKDTKRFIEQLSAMVRSEREGLADTISSEKSSEHDWMPMASAVADRIRPSYRKDNGQ from the coding sequence ATGAATGACGCACAACCTCTGCAGAGGCAGCTTGAAACTGCGGCCGATAAATTGGATCTAGCTGCTGGAATTCGTCTACGAGGATACGTCCAACAGGTAGGAGACGGGGTAGCTCAGGTTGTTGGCTTGGGAGATGTTGGCTACGAAGAATTATTGCGATTCGATTCAGGCGCATTGGGTATGGCCTATGACTTAGCGGAGACTAGTACCGGTGTAATTCTTCTATCCGGCACGGAATTGGTACGGCAGGGAGAAGGGGTCCGCGGCGAGCATCGCCTGCCGGATATACCTGTCGGAAAGTCCGCTCTTGGGCGAATTATCGACCCGCTTGGCAATGCTCTCGACGAAGGTCCCCGGCTATCCTCTCATTCAAGTCGTCCACTTTTTCAGCCAGCCCCCGAGATCGTCGATCGCCGATCTGTCGACCAATCATTGTGGACTGGTGTGATGGCCATCGATGCGGCCATCTCCATCGGGCGAGGGCAACGGGAGTTGATTATCGGGGATCGAAACGTCGGGAAAACCTCTCTCGCAATAGATATTGTCGCAGCGCAAAAACCAGGAGATGTCGCGTGCGTCTATGTCATTGTTGGCCAACCAATGTCGCGGGTAATTTCCCTCAGGACAACTCTGGAAAAGGCTGGCTGCCTGGGCAATACGGCCATCATTACAGCAGATGCTTCATCTACGCCTGGCATGCAATATTTGGCACCCTACGCAGGGGCGAGTCTCGCGGAGTCGTTTCGAGAGTCAGGACAGCATGCCCTCGTCGTCTATGATGACCTGACAAAACACGCAGATGCCTACCGCGAGATCGCACTACTCTTAGGACGACCTCCTGGCCGGGAAGCGTTCCCTGGAGACATCTTTTACATCCACGCCGAACTCTTAGAGCGCGCCTGTGCGGTCTGTGAGCAAAAAGGGGGCGGATCCGTTACCGCACTTCCTCTTATCGAAACTACCGATGGTGACATTTCTTCCTATATTCCAACCAATCTGATTTCCATTACCGACGGTCAAATCTATCTCGATTCAGTACGCTTTGAGCGTAACCAACGGCCTGCTATCGACGTGGGTCGCAGTGTATCTCGTATCGGTAGCGTCGCACAAAGTCCTGGCATGCGAAAAGCGGCCAAGAATCTGAAGATATTGTTATCCCGCTGCGAATCCCTGGAGTCGCTGAGCCGCATGGGTCTTGAGATGGACTTGGGCATGCAACACACGTTGGAACGCGGTCGCCAGCTACGCGAACTGCTTCGCCAGGGGCGTCTACAGCCTCGTGATCAACTAGAGCAGATTATTGCCCTAACGGCCATTATGAAAGACTGGCTAACAGACGTACCCCTCAAAGATACCAAACGTTTTATCGAGCAGCTAAGCGCGATGGTTCGCTCTGAGCGGGAAGGACTGGCCGATACGATTTCTTCGGAAAAATCATCCGAGCACGATTGGATGCCTATGGCATCCGCTGTAGCCGACCGAATTCGTCCGTCGTATCGAAAGGATAATGGTCAGTGA
- a CDS encoding DUF1501 domain-containing protein — MTRTTYHTDRRAFLVASATGLAGLHFGMPGRVTASDQLSRATQNRGGGKAKSVILFFLCGGASHIDTWDLKPQAPAEYRGPFKPISTSAPGMQISEHLPQLAKQAHHLAVIRSVCGTVNTNDHHAGYYYNLTGHVPDVTFKTLGNDRRPYADDWPFMGSVVASRRTSPNGLPSAITLPHKPSRLPYTRPGQFAARLGVEFDPLYVNGSVQEPLKFQVPSLMLAGDVTPAQLQSRQELLQTLDVARSEFEHSPVERIWKRHQKRTLDLLLSSQTSKMFDVESEPESIRARYGPTVNSTSLLLARRMVEAGIPFITVFWKENEAIKNKCRSGGGWDTHGNNFDCLKQNLLPEFDQAFSALIEDLEQRNLLDQTLLIVNSEMGRTPKIGDPRSGGVKGAGRDHWTHCQSVLMAGGGIQGGHAFGSSDKLGEFPAEHPLTPADIAKTVYFATGIDTLQANDQQGRPYNLLEEGHAIEQLF, encoded by the coding sequence ATGACTCGAACCACTTACCACACAGACCGCCGGGCATTTCTCGTGGCCTCAGCAACCGGTCTGGCTGGCTTACACTTTGGCATGCCTGGTAGGGTTACGGCAAGTGATCAACTTTCGCGCGCGACACAGAATCGCGGCGGCGGGAAAGCCAAGTCGGTGATTCTCTTTTTCCTATGTGGGGGTGCCTCGCATATCGACACATGGGATTTGAAACCGCAGGCTCCCGCCGAATATCGAGGACCATTCAAGCCCATTTCAACGTCGGCCCCCGGAATGCAGATTTCTGAACATCTTCCGCAACTGGCCAAACAGGCACATCACTTGGCCGTGATTCGTTCGGTGTGTGGAACGGTCAATACAAACGATCATCACGCCGGCTACTATTACAATTTAACCGGGCACGTACCGGACGTAACGTTCAAGACGCTTGGCAACGATCGCCGCCCGTATGCCGATGACTGGCCATTCATGGGATCCGTTGTTGCCTCACGGCGAACGAGCCCGAATGGGTTGCCGAGTGCCATCACCTTACCTCACAAACCGAGCAGATTGCCGTACACACGCCCAGGCCAATTTGCTGCGCGACTCGGTGTTGAATTCGATCCGCTTTATGTCAACGGTAGCGTCCAGGAACCACTAAAATTCCAAGTCCCTTCATTAATGTTGGCGGGTGACGTGACGCCAGCACAATTACAGTCGCGGCAAGAGTTGCTGCAAACTTTGGACGTCGCTAGAAGCGAGTTCGAGCATTCCCCGGTTGAACGAATCTGGAAACGCCATCAGAAGCGTACCCTCGACCTGCTACTCTCTTCTCAGACCAGTAAGATGTTCGACGTCGAGAGCGAACCGGAGTCGATTCGCGCACGCTATGGCCCGACTGTTAATTCGACAAGCCTACTATTAGCTCGACGGATGGTTGAGGCGGGCATCCCGTTCATCACTGTGTTCTGGAAAGAAAACGAAGCGATTAAAAACAAGTGCCGCAGTGGGGGCGGATGGGATACACACGGAAACAATTTCGACTGTTTAAAGCAAAACCTACTACCTGAGTTCGATCAGGCGTTCTCTGCTTTGATCGAAGACCTGGAACAACGAAACCTGTTGGACCAGACCCTACTAATCGTCAATAGCGAAATGGGACGCACACCGAAAATTGGCGACCCGCGTTCCGGTGGCGTCAAAGGAGCCGGGCGAGATCACTGGACACATTGCCAAAGCGTATTGATGGCTGGGGGAGGGATTCAAGGAGGGCACGCGTTTGGATCAAGTGATAAACTGGGCGAATTTCCAGCTGAACATCCTTTGACACCCGCAGATATCGCCAAGACTGTCTATTTCGCAACTGGCATCGACACTCTACAAGCGAACGATCAACAGGGACGACCTTACAACTTGCTCGAAGAGGGACACGCAATCGAGCAGTTGTTTTAG
- a CDS encoding FoF1 ATP synthase subunit gamma, with the protein MNRERYLQQRLHTLGALDDAISAMRSFSAHHFRESRQALPAIQSYRAEVEAALAAAGGGRRTDIDLPPGIVLIVSDLGLCGDYNLRLIEYAAEILSGQQKYMLYCIGRRPMGLLKRYSLSPKHWYHAPTSVDGAPNVLLEVAQNALDDFHSRQIGQIFVISAQFHGAGRFSPELNQILPPKLSSSSPLPGPTHYQTQQHLRHVATREYLYTILYELLLDALASEHGMRLFAAESANKWLKDTTETVRRQLASNHRERITQELLDIVAGSHRKGLFTTT; encoded by the coding sequence GTGAACCGAGAACGCTATCTGCAGCAAAGGCTCCACACGCTAGGCGCACTAGACGATGCGATCTCCGCGATGCGATCTTTCTCGGCTCATCACTTTCGCGAGAGTCGACAAGCCTTACCTGCGATACAGTCCTATCGTGCCGAGGTGGAAGCTGCGCTTGCTGCGGCAGGTGGCGGGAGGCGGACGGATATCGACCTTCCACCGGGCATCGTACTTATCGTCTCCGATCTAGGACTATGCGGTGACTATAACTTGCGTCTCATCGAGTACGCCGCCGAAATCCTCTCTGGGCAACAGAAATACATGCTGTACTGTATCGGTCGAAGGCCGATGGGTTTACTCAAGAGATATAGCCTGAGCCCCAAGCACTGGTATCATGCCCCGACCAGCGTCGACGGTGCCCCAAATGTTCTTCTGGAAGTTGCCCAGAACGCGTTAGATGATTTCCATTCTCGGCAGATCGGACAAATCTTTGTCATATCCGCTCAATTTCATGGAGCGGGAAGGTTCTCTCCGGAACTCAACCAAATACTTCCTCCCAAGCTTTCCTCATCCAGTCCACTGCCTGGGCCTACCCATTACCAAACACAGCAACATCTGCGGCATGTGGCTACACGCGAATACCTTTACACGATCCTCTACGAACTTCTCTTAGATGCCCTTGCTTCCGAACATGGTATGCGTCTGTTTGCCGCCGAATCTGCCAACAAATGGCTCAAAGACACGACAGAGACGGTTCGCCGTCAACTAGCCAGCAACCATCGTGAAAGAATCACACAGGAACTGCTCGATATCGTCGCCGGTTCGCATCGCAAAGGGCTTTTTACCACGACATAG
- a CDS encoding F0F1 ATP synthase subunit C has product MTDQTVIQMASIIAAGITMAFGAVGAAIGESKIAAAAMDALARQPDESASITRTLFVSLAMVESTAIFCLVIALILIFANPFTAG; this is encoded by the coding sequence ATGACCGACCAAACAGTGATTCAAATGGCCTCTATTATTGCTGCCGGCATCACCATGGCATTCGGGGCTGTTGGCGCGGCAATTGGCGAAAGCAAAATCGCGGCCGCAGCGATGGACGCGTTGGCCCGTCAGCCAGACGAATCGGCCTCGATCACACGTACCCTGTTCGTGAGCCTAGCTATGGTTGAATCGACAGCCATTTTTTGCCTCGTCATCGCACTGATCTTGATATTCGCCAACCCATTTACAGCAGGTTAG
- a CDS encoding DUF1501 domain-containing protein gives MLSFLGKQTRLCNGVSRREWLRLGGLGAFALSVDQLSKLQAAESSTIPSLHSFGKAKRCIVLFMLGGPPQLETWDPKPEAPKEIRGEFGSIATATPGYHVGELMPQTAKLTDKIAVLRAMSTNDNAHSSSGYWMLTGRPHSPKGQENALPGAPNNWPSLPAIVRHLKGDRTSLPGAVRLPEEIWNTGHIVWPGQDAGWLGDHADPWLITCDPNKADFRVPDIGLPVEISPERFSRRNALRDLMNDHFRAVESAPVKRWSNWQAKAMDLLRTKETQAAFAIEQEPSNVRDRYGRNRFGQSVLLARRLVEKGVSLVQVNWTRWEDDENITPAWDTHANNAERLKKALMPPMDQAYSALLEDLDQRGMLEDTLVVWMGEFGRSPKINARGGRDHWGHCFSVALSGGGIRGGVIHGQSDRQAGYPLDGRVEPQDLTATVYHCLGISPEATIKDPFGRPLAISTGKPISAIL, from the coding sequence ATGCTTTCCTTTCTGGGAAAACAAACCAGGCTCTGCAACGGAGTCTCGCGACGTGAATGGCTCCGTCTGGGTGGCCTAGGGGCATTTGCTCTTTCGGTCGACCAACTTTCGAAGTTACAGGCAGCCGAATCCTCAACAATTCCCAGCTTACACTCGTTCGGCAAAGCAAAACGATGTATCGTGCTGTTCATGCTGGGGGGACCACCTCAGCTTGAAACTTGGGATCCTAAGCCTGAGGCTCCCAAGGAAATTCGCGGGGAGTTCGGATCCATTGCCACGGCAACGCCGGGGTACCATGTCGGCGAGCTCATGCCACAGACGGCCAAGTTGACTGACAAAATCGCTGTTTTACGGGCCATGTCGACAAACGATAACGCCCACTCTTCCAGCGGTTACTGGATGCTGACCGGTCGTCCCCATTCTCCCAAAGGCCAAGAGAATGCCCTGCCTGGTGCTCCGAACAACTGGCCATCGTTGCCGGCAATCGTGAGGCATTTAAAAGGGGATCGAACCAGCCTGCCCGGTGCCGTTCGCCTGCCCGAAGAGATATGGAACACTGGGCACATCGTGTGGCCTGGTCAAGATGCGGGGTGGCTCGGAGATCATGCCGACCCTTGGTTGATTACCTGCGATCCCAACAAAGCGGATTTTCGCGTGCCTGATATCGGGCTTCCTGTCGAGATTTCACCAGAACGCTTCTCTCGTAGGAACGCCCTGCGCGATTTGATGAACGACCACTTTCGAGCAGTTGAAAGCGCCCCGGTAAAGCGTTGGTCAAATTGGCAAGCAAAAGCGATGGACCTGCTTCGGACCAAGGAAACTCAGGCTGCGTTCGCCATCGAACAAGAACCATCTAACGTGCGCGATCGCTACGGACGCAATCGCTTTGGCCAGAGCGTGTTACTAGCACGACGATTAGTCGAAAAAGGCGTGTCATTGGTTCAGGTGAATTGGACTCGTTGGGAGGACGACGAGAATATCACCCCGGCCTGGGATACTCATGCCAACAACGCTGAGCGATTGAAGAAGGCGCTCATGCCTCCGATGGATCAGGCCTATTCCGCACTCCTGGAAGATTTAGATCAGCGCGGAATGTTGGAAGATACGTTGGTCGTCTGGATGGGGGAATTCGGCCGATCACCCAAAATCAACGCACGTGGCGGGCGCGACCATTGGGGGCATTGCTTCTCGGTAGCACTCTCAGGGGGAGGGATTCGCGGAGGAGTCATTCATGGCCAGTCGGACCGACAAGCGGGATATCCTCTGGACGGACGGGTTGAACCTCAGGACCTAACTGCCACCGTATACCATTGCCTCGGCATCTCTCCAGAAGCCACCATCAAAGATCCCTTCGGACGCCCCTTGGCTATTTCGACCGGGAAACCGATTTCGGCGATTCTCTAA
- a CDS encoding AtpZ/AtpI family protein, which translates to MNDSFHDRRRRKLRTAVQRDISRHGRREHGARSFWHSLAVLGMVGWPIALASVGGAMAGHYLDMRFNTGVHFTLMLLTLGTILGSFAAWQALKGRI; encoded by the coding sequence ATGAATGATTCATTTCATGACCGACGCCGTCGTAAGCTGCGTACAGCGGTCCAGCGGGATATTTCACGCCATGGTCGCCGAGAACACGGAGCCCGATCATTCTGGCATTCTCTGGCTGTGCTGGGAATGGTCGGTTGGCCCATTGCGTTGGCATCGGTCGGCGGAGCAATGGCAGGGCATTATCTGGACATGCGTTTTAACACCGGTGTGCACTTTACGTTGATGCTACTTACGCTTGGTACGATATTGGGCAGCTTTGCGGCCTGGCAAGCATTGAAAGGAAGAATCTAG
- a CDS encoding c-type cytochrome domain-containing protein, whose translation MSCYTYFSIVALTVMSATAHGADSPVSFRSDIAPILQDSCLACHGAKKAEGGYRVDSYEELLKAGDSGEVPVAANPNDPGELVRRIICEDESERMPAESEPLSAEDVALFQKWVAEGAKFDGENPGQELALVIPPPTYPAPPEHYAHPVPLTAVAFSPDGKAVISGGYHELIIWNVENGTLVKRIPNVGQRVFALSFSPDAKTLAVGCGEPGRSGEVRLIDFVTGEVKAVVARTGDVVLDIAFRPGTSELAVASADSSIRIVDIQTLKEIRTIASHADWVTSVTWSDDGKLLASSSLDKSAKVYDGSSGDLISSYLGHKESVRGLSILPGNTQIVSVGADKKLHRWNISDNKKVAEVGLGSDGSKIIRQGDIVLVPCADMRLVSIDLKSNKVAQEFKGNADWVLSTAWLSGVSEPANQMVASGSFDGELKLWKASDASLVRGWTAKP comes from the coding sequence TATATTGCAGGATAGTTGCCTAGCATGTCATGGAGCCAAGAAGGCGGAAGGTGGGTACCGCGTCGATAGCTATGAAGAGTTGCTTAAGGCCGGCGATTCGGGCGAGGTCCCTGTTGCTGCGAATCCGAACGACCCAGGCGAGTTGGTTCGGCGGATTATATGTGAAGACGAATCCGAGCGGATGCCTGCCGAAAGCGAACCGCTCTCCGCTGAAGATGTAGCACTCTTCCAAAAGTGGGTAGCTGAGGGAGCCAAGTTCGATGGGGAAAACCCCGGCCAGGAACTTGCCCTTGTGATTCCACCACCCACTTATCCTGCTCCTCCAGAGCATTACGCTCATCCCGTGCCGCTTACCGCGGTGGCGTTCTCGCCCGACGGAAAAGCGGTGATCTCTGGCGGCTATCATGAACTGATTATTTGGAATGTCGAGAACGGCACTCTCGTCAAAAGAATTCCAAACGTTGGACAACGTGTGTTCGCTTTGAGCTTTTCCCCTGATGCGAAGACCTTAGCGGTTGGTTGTGGCGAGCCTGGGAGAAGCGGCGAGGTGCGACTGATCGACTTTGTGACAGGTGAAGTCAAAGCGGTTGTCGCAAGAACTGGCGACGTAGTATTGGATATCGCTTTTCGCCCAGGCACATCGGAACTTGCTGTCGCTTCGGCGGATAGTTCGATACGCATCGTTGATATTCAAACGCTGAAGGAAATCCGCACGATCGCCAGTCACGCCGATTGGGTGACATCGGTCACCTGGAGTGACGATGGCAAGTTGCTCGCGTCAAGTAGTCTCGATAAGTCGGCCAAGGTCTACGATGGCAGTTCCGGTGACCTAATTTCCAGCTATCTAGGGCATAAAGAAAGCGTTCGCGGTTTGAGCATTTTACCGGGCAACACTCAAATTGTTTCGGTTGGGGCCGACAAGAAGTTGCACCGATGGAATATATCCGACAATAAGAAGGTCGCCGAGGTGGGGCTTGGAAGCGATGGCAGCAAGATCATACGCCAAGGGGATATTGTTCTTGTACCGTGTGCTGATATGCGTCTCGTGTCGATCGATCTAAAGAGCAATAAAGTTGCCCAGGAGTTCAAAGGAAACGCCGACTGGGTCTTATCGACGGCGTGGTTGTCTGGTGTCAGTGAGCCGGCAAATCAGATGGTGGCCAGTGGCTCATTTGATGGTGAACTGAAACTATGGAAAGCCTCTGACGCGTCACTTGTGCGCGGTTGGACCGCCAAGCCATAG
- a CDS encoding F0F1 ATP synthase subunit delta, producing the protein MGDSLWTFAFEIVNFLMLAGLLGWFFFKPVRNAIEKERDETRRLEEQSKAKLSQAESIERDLNQQKQTVIEEIEKMRLAATASATQEREQILAKARAEANKELDLLKLKAIHIEQANASRLSQFIVEKTTAIISRLLQDIDGPELESALMGATVRQLEALSAETLSPVSVESAVELDSAAKERICVALKQPAKSVSFRVLPELIGGLRISTAQGLVDASIAGLSRYAKQELLDEVSQSPGHSIA; encoded by the coding sequence ATGGGTGATAGCCTTTGGACTTTCGCGTTCGAAATTGTCAACTTTCTGATGTTGGCGGGACTGCTCGGCTGGTTTTTCTTTAAACCAGTTCGTAATGCAATTGAAAAGGAGCGAGACGAGACACGACGACTTGAAGAACAGTCGAAAGCAAAACTCTCGCAAGCGGAGAGCATAGAACGCGATCTTAACCAGCAGAAACAAACGGTTATCGAAGAGATCGAGAAAATGCGACTCGCGGCCACAGCCTCTGCCACTCAAGAGCGTGAGCAGATCCTTGCTAAAGCGCGCGCCGAAGCCAACAAAGAACTGGATCTTCTTAAGCTCAAAGCAATTCATATTGAGCAGGCAAATGCCAGTCGATTGTCCCAATTTATTGTTGAAAAGACGACCGCCATTATCAGCCGTCTTCTGCAAGACATCGATGGACCAGAACTAGAATCGGCGCTCATGGGGGCTACGGTGCGTCAGCTGGAAGCCCTTTCGGCCGAAACACTCTCCCCTGTTTCGGTCGAATCAGCGGTTGAACTAGATTCGGCTGCGAAGGAACGCATTTGTGTGGCCCTCAAGCAACCTGCTAAATCTGTATCGTTTCGTGTACTGCCTGAGTTGATCGGTGGCTTGCGTATCTCAACGGCCCAAGGCCTGGTCGACGCTTCCATTGCGGGATTATCGCGCTACGCCAAGCAGGAACTATTAGATGAGGTGAGCCAATCGCCGGGACACTCGATAGCATGA
- a CDS encoding F0F1 ATP synthase subunit epsilon: protein MNDPRLDLIIRTPRAIIFEGRVDSLRVASETGQVGIRPRMEPLVLAVEPGLVLVKSSGQTTYAGTAGGLLRCDGKQAHFLTPLAVYGSELETVASQLEAALDSPSVELEARETLGRLERSILRELQDSDEKRGQPNGKGV, encoded by the coding sequence ATGAATGATCCCCGTCTAGATCTGATTATCCGAACGCCTCGTGCCATTATTTTCGAAGGTCGCGTCGATTCATTACGTGTTGCCTCGGAAACGGGCCAGGTCGGGATTCGTCCGCGGATGGAGCCGCTGGTTTTGGCTGTCGAACCGGGCCTCGTGTTGGTTAAGTCATCCGGACAAACAACCTATGCGGGAACGGCCGGTGGTTTGCTTCGCTGCGATGGCAAGCAAGCACACTTCCTCACACCGCTTGCTGTATACGGTTCAGAATTAGAGACGGTAGCTAGCCAGTTAGAAGCAGCACTTGATAGCCCCAGTGTCGAACTAGAAGCGAGAGAAACCCTTGGTCGACTTGAGCGTAGTATTCTACGCGAATTACAAGATAGTGACGAAAAGAGGGGACAACCGAATGGAAAAGGCGTATGA
- the atpD gene encoding F0F1 ATP synthase subunit beta, protein MARGVVTAVRGTVLDVQFDGQCPPIGSGLHCQASQNTVITAYVHSHLGEGAVRVISIDSTRGLCRGSEVTSDGRPIEVLVGDALLGRVVDLKGSPLDGGATIETETRWPLHRPPPASSERRTGSDIYATGIKVIDLFCPFTSGSRVAVFGGAGVGKTIVLTEFIHNAVEGYRGVAVFAGIGERSREGFELWQELASRGFMDRTVMVFGQMNEPPGARFLVGQAALSIAEFFRDVRQKDVMFVVDNVYRHVQAGMEVSGLLGRLPSRVGYQPTLAADIASLEERITATRSAGMVSVQAVYVPADDYSDPAVTHTFWHIDSALVLSRDVATEGLFPAVDPLRSTSKALDPALVGARHYETAQEALRVLGRFEELRDLIAMLGMEELSPEDRQLVNRARRLRNFLTQPFFVAESFTGTPGRRVSPQDTVEGVASILDGKCDQLPEDALFMIGALEEAKA, encoded by the coding sequence ATAGCTCGTGGTGTCGTCACAGCCGTTCGAGGAACGGTTTTGGATGTACAGTTCGACGGACAGTGTCCGCCGATCGGCTCAGGCCTGCATTGCCAAGCCTCGCAGAATACCGTGATCACGGCCTATGTACATTCCCATCTGGGGGAAGGTGCGGTAAGAGTCATTTCCATTGACTCGACGCGCGGCTTGTGCCGCGGATCGGAGGTGACAAGCGACGGTCGCCCCATCGAAGTGCTTGTTGGCGATGCCCTTCTGGGACGAGTGGTTGACTTGAAGGGATCTCCACTGGATGGAGGTGCCACGATTGAAACGGAGACTCGCTGGCCGCTTCACCGACCACCGCCGGCTTCCTCCGAGCGGAGGACAGGCAGCGACATTTACGCGACCGGCATTAAAGTGATCGACCTATTCTGTCCCTTTACTTCTGGGTCGCGAGTGGCCGTCTTTGGTGGTGCGGGTGTTGGCAAGACCATCGTATTGACTGAGTTTATTCACAATGCAGTGGAAGGCTATCGCGGTGTCGCTGTCTTCGCAGGCATCGGAGAACGATCACGAGAAGGGTTCGAACTTTGGCAAGAATTGGCCAGCCGCGGATTCATGGATCGCACCGTGATGGTCTTCGGCCAGATGAACGAGCCTCCCGGAGCAAGGTTTCTGGTCGGCCAAGCAGCCCTTTCCATTGCCGAGTTTTTTCGCGATGTGCGTCAGAAGGATGTGATGTTCGTTGTCGACAATGTGTATCGCCACGTTCAAGCCGGGATGGAAGTCTCGGGACTACTGGGGCGGCTCCCTTCTCGCGTTGGATATCAGCCGACACTCGCTGCTGACATTGCCTCTTTGGAAGAGCGAATTACGGCCACACGCAGCGCAGGGATGGTGTCGGTACAGGCCGTTTACGTTCCGGCAGATGACTATTCTGATCCTGCCGTGACCCACACATTTTGGCACATTGACAGTGCATTAGTACTTTCACGAGATGTTGCCACAGAAGGCCTGTTTCCGGCAGTCGACCCACTTCGATCTACCTCAAAGGCACTCGATCCAGCCCTCGTCGGTGCCCGACACTACGAGACGGCTCAAGAGGCGCTTCGCGTCTTAGGTCGATTTGAAGAACTTCGCGACTTGATCGCCATGCTTGGCATGGAAGAACTCTCTCCTGAAGACAGGCAGCTAGTCAACCGAGCTCGACGCCTGAGAAACTTTCTCACGCAGCCTTTCTTTGTGGCCGAATCGTTCACTGGCACTCCGGGGCGTCGCGTTTCTCCACAAGACACGGTCGAGGGTGTCGCATCCATTCTCGACGGAAAATGTGACCAACTTCCAGAAGACGCTTTATTCATGATTGGTGCCTTGGAGGAAGCAAAGGCATGA
- the atpB gene encoding F0F1 ATP synthase subunit A, whose amino-acid sequence MNVRVFGDPRLFEIGPVPITETMLSSLAVSALLVFFALWMRWAVANRPDSLMATLARIIVQRIDQSVQDILGKSNPAVAGMAGSLFLFIAACNISGQLPGVHPATASLATTSALAIVVFLTVPLAGVRARGVGGYLKHYFSPNPLLFPLHMVSEISRTVALAMRLFGNVMSGHLVVGLLVALAGVLVPMPFMALDLLIGMLQAYIFAILSTLFIGAAIGPEENA is encoded by the coding sequence ATGAATGTTCGTGTCTTCGGAGATCCGCGACTGTTTGAAATCGGTCCCGTTCCGATCACCGAGACCATGCTCAGTTCATTGGCGGTATCGGCTTTATTAGTGTTCTTTGCCTTATGGATGCGATGGGCAGTTGCCAACCGTCCTGATTCATTGATGGCGACACTAGCGCGGATCATCGTGCAACGAATCGATCAGTCGGTTCAAGATATCCTGGGCAAATCGAATCCAGCCGTCGCAGGCATGGCAGGCAGCTTGTTCTTGTTTATTGCCGCTTGCAACATTTCAGGCCAGCTTCCGGGGGTTCATCCGGCAACGGCGAGCCTCGCGACAACTTCCGCGTTGGCTATTGTAGTATTCCTCACCGTACCTCTCGCTGGAGTTCGGGCGCGAGGAGTGGGTGGTTATCTCAAGCACTACTTCTCCCCTAACCCCCTTCTCTTCCCGCTGCACATGGTCTCCGAGATTTCTCGAACCGTGGCCCTGGCGATGCGTCTATTCGGTAACGTGATGTCTGGACATCTTGTCGTTGGCCTGTTGGTAGCCCTCGCAGGGGTCTTGGTTCCCATGCCATTTATGGCTTTGGACCTGCTTATCGGAATGCTACAGGCATACATTTTTGCAATCCTTTCTACTCTATTCATTGGAGCCGCAATCGGCCCTGAGGAGAACGCATGA